A window of the Henckelia pumila isolate YLH828 chromosome 3, ASM3356847v2, whole genome shotgun sequence genome harbors these coding sequences:
- the LOC140891692 gene encoding beta-amyrin 28-monooxygenase-like: protein MPFTPFNHSLKATAKVQKLLKDLVLEKRTELEKGASSHDQDLITCLLSIRGDDGKELVSEDEIIHNVMLVMVAGHDTSSILITFIVRLLTKDSTIYSTVLKEQEGIKNSKSYGELLTWEDLGKMKYNWSVAMETLRTIPPIFGRLLKGVGRYRIRRLLDP from the exons ATGCCATTCACACCGTTCAACCACAGCCTGAAGGCGACCGCGAAGGTCCAAAAACTGTTGAAGGACCTTGTACTAGAGAAAAGGACCGAGCTCGAAAAGGGCGCTTCATCTCATGATCAGGACCTGATTACCTGTTTGCTCAGCATCCGTGGAGATGATGGCAAAGAATTGGTATCAGAAGACGAGATTATACACAATGTTATGCTCGTTATGGTCGCGGGGCACGACACTTCGTCAATCCTCATCACGTTTATCGTGCGACTTTTAACTAAGGATTCGACCATATATTCAACTGTTCTCAAAG AACAAGAGGGTATCAAGAACAGCAAATCTTATGGAGAATTACTTACATGGGAAGATCTTGGCAAAATGAAGTACAACTGGAGTGTGGCTATGGAGACTCTTCGAACCATCCCTCCAATATTCGGGCGGCTTCTGAAAGGCGTTGGAAGATATCGAATACGAAGGCTACTCGATCCCTAA